One window of the Primulina eburnea isolate SZY01 chromosome 18, ASM2296580v1, whole genome shotgun sequence genome contains the following:
- the LOC140819932 gene encoding homeobox-leucine zipper protein HDG11-like, which yields MEFSGGGEGSSGGDGSDPHRRKKRYHRHTAHQIQRLESMFKECPHPDEKTRNHLSRELNLHPRQIKFWFQNRRTQMKAQHERADNCALRAENDKIRCENIAIREALRNVICPSCGGPPVSEDSYFDDQKLRIENAHLKEELDRVSSIAAKYIGRPISQLPPVQPIHVSSLDLSMASFGSHGIPGPSLDLDLLPGSSSSVIPNLAFPPMSISDMDKSLMADIAVNAMDELIKLLQANEPIWMKPTADGREILNVETYDSIFPRSNSHLKNPNIRIEASRDSGVVIMNGLALADMFMDANKWVELFPTIVSRARTIEVISSGMLGGRSGTLQLMYAELQVLSALVPTRQIYLLRFCQQIEQGSWAIVDVSSDITNQGSQFSSLCKVHKLPSGCLIQDLPNGYSKVTWVEHWEIEDKAPIHRLYRELIHSGLAFGAERWLSNLQRICERFACVMVTENSTRDLGGVIPLAEGKRSMMKLAQRMVNNFCSSINPANGQQWTTNTGLNEFEVRATLHKSTDPGQPNGLVLSAAATIWLPIPPQNVFNFFRDERNRPQWDVLSNQNPVQEVAHIANGCHPGNCISVLRAFNTSQNNMLILQESCIDSSGALVVYCPVDLPAINIAMSGEDPSYIPLLPSGFTISPDGQPDHLQTRGVGGDGASTSSNPGTGGRSSGSLITVVFQILVSSFPSARMSPESVTTVNNLISNTVHQIKAALNCTTS from the exons ATGGAGTTCAGCGGCGGCGGCGAAGGCTCCAGCGGCGGCGATGGCTCCGATCCTCACAGGAGGAAGAAGCGCTACCATCGCCACACAGCACACCAAATTCAGAGGCTTGAATC AATGTTCAAGGAGTGTCCCCACCCAGATGAGAAGACAAGAAATCACTTGAGCAGAGAGTTGAATTTGCATCCTCGGCAGATCAAATTTTGGTTCCAGAACAGGAGAACTCAGATGAAG GCACAACATGAAAGAGCAGATAACTGTGCACTTAGAGCAGAAAACGATAAGATTAGATGTGAAAATATAGCAATCAGAGAGGCCCTGAGAAATGTAATCTGCCCCTCTTGTGGAGGTCCTCCTGTTTCCGAGGACTCATACTTCGACGACCAAAAACTGCGAATTGAAAATGCTCATCTGAAAGAAGAG CTCGACAGAGTTTCTAGCATTGCAGCAAAATACATAGGGAGGCCTATTTCACAACTGCCACCGGTGCAGCCTATTCATGTATCTTCGTTGGATTTATCGATGGCGAGTTTCGGAAGTCATGGGATTCCTGGCCCTTCTCTTGATCTTGATCTTCTTCCCGGAAGTTCTTCAAGCGTGATTCCTAATCTTGCTTTCCCTCCGATGAGCATCTCGGATATGGATAAATCCCTCATGGCTGATATTGCGGTCAATGCAATGGATGAATTAATTAAGCTCTTGCAAGCCAATGAGCCAATCTGGATGAAGCCCACCGCTGATGGCAGGGAAATTCTTAACGTGGAAACATATGATAGTATTTTCCCGAGATCTAATAGTCACTTGAAAAATCCCAACATTCGGATCGAAGCATCGCGAGATTCAGGTGTCGTGATAATGAACGGTTTGGCATTGGCCGACATGTTCATGGATGCG AATAAGTGGGTGGAATTGTTCCCTACAATTGTCTCAAGGGCAAGAACCATTGAAGTAATATCATCTGGAATGCTTGGAGGCCGAAGCGGCACATTGCAATTg ATGTATGCAGAATTGCAGGTTCTTTCGGCCTTGGTGCCGACTAGGCAAATCTATTTACTCCGATTCTGTCAGCAGATTGAACAAGGCTCGTGGGCAATTGTCGATGTTTCCTCTGATATTACTAATCAAGGCAGCCAATTTTCTTCTTTATGTAAAGTTCACAAGCTTCCTTCTGGATGCCTCATACAAGACTTGCCTAATGGTTATTCAAAG GTGACTTGGGTGGAACATTGGGAAATTGAAGATAAAGCTCCCATTCATAGGCTATATAGGGAACTCATTCACAGTGGACTAGCCTTTGGAGCTGAAAGATGGCTTTCGAATCTTCAAAGGATATGCGAAAGATTTGCTTGCGTGATGGTTACTGAAAATTCGACTCGTGATCTTGGAGGGG TGATTCCATTGGCTGAAGGCAAAAGAAGCATGATGAAACTTGCCCAGAGAATGGTAAACAATTTTTGTTCAAGTATAAACCCTGCTAATGGCCAACAATGGACCACAAATACGGGGTTGAATGAGTTTGAGGTCCGAGCGACACTTCATAAGAGCACCGATCCTGGCCAGCCAAATGGCCTGGTACTTAGTGCAGCCGCCACTATTTGGCTCCCTATACCTCCACAGAATGTGTTCAATTTTTTCAGGGATGAAAGAAATCGACCGCAG TGGGATGTCCTATCAAATCAAAATCCAGTTCAAGAAGTTGCTCACATTGCAAATGGCTGTCATCCTGGGAATTGCATATCGGTTCTCCGG GCCTTCAACACGAGCCAAAACAACATGCTGATACTCCAAGAAAGCTGCATAGACTCATCAGGTGCACTTGTTGTGTACTGTCCTGTCGACCTTCCAGCCATCAACATAGCAATGAGCGGCGAAGACCCTTCATATATCCCTTTACTGCCTTCTGGTTTCACTATTTCACCCGATGGCCAGCCTGACCACCTCCAAACCAGAGGAGTTGGCGGTGATGGTGCTTCAACCAGCTCGAATCCTGGCACTGGTGGCAGGTCCTCAGGTTCACTCATTACCGTTGTGTTTCAGATACTCGTGAGCAGCTTCCCATCAGCCCGAATGAGCCCCGAGTCAGTGACCACCGTTAATAACCTTATCAGCAACACTGTCCACCAAATTAAAGCCGCCTTGAATTGCACAACTTCTTGA